In the genome of Perca flavescens isolate YP-PL-M2 chromosome 21, PFLA_1.0, whole genome shotgun sequence, the window AAAGCTAAAGTGTCACTGTCAGTCTACCTTCAGGTTCAGCATCATTGGCTGTATTTATGGGGGGCTGCATAGTCAAAACATGCCATATGGGGGTGACAGATACTGGTGGAGGCAGGGCCCATATTATTTAGCCATGTTTCAACAGTTGCTGTGGGGTGACGCTGGTCATTGAGGGAGGTTGACAATATTTTCATACTTGCCTGTCTCAGCTAGCCACAGAAACAGGAGAACAGAAAAGAACAGAAAGGAAGAGACAGTGAATACCATTAACATGGCTGTGCAGGGACACAATGTAATGGTATGATAACTACGGAAGATATAGCATGCCTGATTAACTGGAAACCCTATGGAGAGGGAAGTATGTTCCAGCAGATTATGCTTGCCTCATGCTTTTCATCCGATTCCTGGCAATGTTTTTGGTCCATGTAGATGTTGGTGTATAGcataaagaaaatatgaatcatGAGATGGAAACAACAACAGGAAACTGACAAAAAGCATGAAGCAACAAAGACCTCTACTGTAAGCAGCTGCAGGCGTGTGATGTAGAGTACATGGACCTGTAGAGGGAGCCACAGTAAACTAATGTGTTGCTTCATAAAATGAGCCCTCTATCTAGATTTAGACATGTTTAGctctttgttgtttggcagataGGTTTGAAACATTGAAAGGCAGGAATGTATCTCAGTACAGCTTTGACGAAGCACGATGATCAGTAAACGGTGAGGCTCATGTGTTcgataaaagataaaaacaggCATACAGAAGACTTCTACATGATGCtggaactatttttttttttaaatttttttttttaaacaatgcagtCAGGTCTTTTGGCTGATGAACCCTTTTGGGGTACACAACTGCTCCAAAGCTGTGACTGGACTGTTGATTGTATTTCATTCTGGTACGGCCAACACAAGTGGATCTTTAAATTCAATCGGCTCGACTCCAGTACTAACCCAAAACGCAATGATTTTGCTTTGACTGCTGTAGTGTCACAGTCAATGTGTCCCCCCTACTGGACAGGAAATAAATGCACCTGGCCTTCTCTGACAGTATTGTAGAAAAGCAATGGAAGACAGAATATTAAAAAGGAATAATAAAAATTTATATAAATGATATTTGCTTTGCATtttataataaaagtaaaagtcttTGAGTGGTTTCCATTTAATTAGGCACGTACATCTGGTAAGTCATGTCAAGTCGTGAATGACATTGTACAGTAAAGCCTGACTGGCAACGTAACATGCGAGTCCACATTACTGACACTGAAAGGTGCCGACCAGATGAGAGGGTGAGACAACAtgagcagaaaataaaacaccatGATGAGGTAATCCAGGAATGTGAAGTGCGATGCAAACACTGGGTGTTTAACCACCTGAGTTACTAACTGCTGACTCACCCCATTGTTGACACTCTGAGCTGAGGATCTCCCGGACCTAAACCTCTCATACCTGAGGCAACGAAAGGGACAAcataaaagaaaagacaaaaaaatctcaaagttcgtttaaagagcccctattacaCTCCTTTTCAGCCTCATATCTGTACTCTTGGGTTCTACTAGAATAAGGTTTaccatgctttgatgttcaaaaaaacattatgtttctcatactgcccattgctgtaGCTTCTTTGCCTAAGATGTTTGGTCTGAGCTCTTGGGCCCACcttcccaaaaagcccagtctgctctgattggtcagctggccaaCTCTGTTGTCATTAGTCAACCAAAATCGAACAAGCCACTGGGCGGGCTGTGCTTGCTCCTATAGGCAgcacatataaaaaaaacctgGGTGGCTTTCTCAATCAACGACATCACaaattgaggaatttcaaacaaGAATATGGGTGAGGCGTTTCAAGCAGTCGAGAAAGCTCTATTTgcagtgaaatgtgtttttttgtactttatagtgtacatttattacatacacaaaaaaactatGTAACACACTAAAAGACAGCATGCGCCTGCATTTCGTCTGTGTGTTCTAACCTTTCGTAGCGTAGGAAAATGTTATTGAGGTCATCGTTGACATGCAGCAGCTCCTCAGTCACTGCCTCGTTGGAAACACAGGAGATGAGCTCCATTATCCTCTGCTGCATGGCTCTACAAGTCCTGTTCAATTCCTAAACACACAAGTGCAAAAGTAAGCTAGCAATACTGTTGAGCCACACATAATTGTCCTTGTTGGCCaaacccacacccacacacacacttcttcttGCCTGTAGTAACTCAAAGTCTGAAGCATCCTCCTGTCCCGGGACCATCTCAGTCAACATCTCTGACATCACCTTAGTGTTTCCACGAACTACGTCCAACTCACTGCGCAGCCGGCTAATCTGGGTGTCACAGAGGTAAATTCATCCACAGTTAGTCTATTATTATGCAAACTAATCATTAGAAAATATACTTGCAACCGACAGTAGTGCTTAGGACAGTGAATCCCAACCAGGGGTACATGGAAAGCTTACTACTACTATTACGCAACTAAAAATTGTGATTTGattaaaaaggacaataaaagCCAAAAGGTAACGTTTGGTAATAAAACATAAGTTTCCCATCAACCTGATTCAGTTGTACCAAAATACATACACAGAACACCATGCGTCATGAATGAACAGTTATTAATTAAGAATATTCAGCTAAAAGTAATGTATATTTGAATAGTTAGCCACTACAATGGATAAACAGCTAAAATGGTCAGcaaaaagtaatacataaatagttgaaatagttagctaaaataatgaataaacagttcaaatagtCAGCTTAAAGTAATACATAAACTGTTGGAATAGTTATCTTAAAGTTATGTATAAACACTTGGAATAGTTAGCTTAAAAGTAATGTATAAACACTTGGAATTGTTAGCtaaaaataatgtataaaacacttggaatagttagctaaaagtaatttATAAACACTTGGAATAGTTAGCTTAAAGTAATGTATAAGCAGCTGTTGGAATGTCCAGTTTCTGCCACTCCACTAATGGCATTAGTGGTAATAACTTaccaaaacaccaaagcaaccttaacactgacaaaaaaaaaaggtatggaTTAGGAAACATTGGCTTAGGGGATTGTCACACCAAGAAGGTTTGCAGCAGTGTATTCAAACTCTGAAGTGTTAATCATTTTCTTTGGTCTGTTTGGAGAGATGCAGACGTGCTCTTGTGAGGGAACTGCTGGGTGCTACGGGGTTTGTACAATACATAGCTGAACCAACTGTTCAGTTTCAGTGGGTTTATGGGAGTAACATTATACCTGTTCAGGTGTAGGATTGATGGATCCAGAGGCGAGGGTGTTGGGGACCTGAGGGGCGATGTAGGCTGGTGGGACAACATGTGGTGCAGGCTGAGGTATGGTGCTCAACTTATGTAGGGCGGAGTCGCCCTCTGGAGCAGATGCCAACTAAAagcaacagagaaagagagaatatacagtatgtggaaaaaatgaTCTGGCAAGATAATCACACTCTGCTTGGTCTTTGTACAGGAACTTGTGTACACATTTAAGCTGCTTCATATGATGCCTCCTACCCGCTGAGGTGTGTTTATAGGTGACAGGGTCTCCAGGTCTGACGTGGGGAACTCAATGCCTTTCCTCTTTAGCTCCTCGTAGACTTGGACCACACCTGTAAGGTCTGGACTGCTCCTAAACGCATCAGCCCATGCCTGGAACAGACAGAGCAATACAAGAATTAAATAGGAAAGGGAGAGAAGAGACTGAACAGACTACAAAAAAACATGGGTAAAAGGACGGCTGACATCGCAAACAAAGCAAGTGACATCAGAATAGTAAAAGAGGCCAGTTCTCTGatcatttctgtttgtctgcCTTGAATACACTGTCAGCAAACCACAAAGCATTTGACTTCTCACTCTCACCAGCGGGCAGGTTAAAGCTAAACTGGGCCATTACAACAGCTCAAACACATGACACACTTGTCCACAAAGacttaagttgttttttttatccaattTCTACTCGGTCACTTCAGACTGCAAGCCAGTTTCATCTAAAATTCAAATTTCCAAAACAGCACCCTTAGTTTGGCTCaagtatgtctaaaaatgacatGAATCTAATTGTAAAACCAATACTCTGAGGAGTTTGTCTGGAATACATCAACTTAGACTTACTTACTTTAAACTGAAATGGTATAAGGACTTAAAATtgtgcacacatgcaaacattaACTCCTGAGAGATGAGACTGGTGGTTAGGGAGCTGCATAACACAACAACAATACGGTTGCGGTTGTGTAAAGGGAGTGCTGTTCAATACATTTTCCCAGCTGACCCTCCTAATGATGAGACAAACAAGAACCAATTAGATTCGCCCCCTCTCCCTCACGGCTAGTCCCCCAGCCCCCCCACCTCTCCTGGATCCATGCTGTAAGCTGTAGTCTCATTGTTTTCCCTGATGGAAACAAGAGCAGCCCACATGAGCCTAGAGCAGCATTACCCGAGCTGTGACAGGTAACTAGAGCTGCTCCTTGCTGCAGGCCCTGCAGACACTGTACTTTACCTGAGTCTCTGCCTGAGGATGACAGGACACCTTTTGGACggttacacacccacacatacttTACTTAACACCTACACTGCAAACCCCCAACTTCAGCTCTCACTGACTCAATCACAAACACCAGCTTTCACTCACATTGATGTacagcattaaaaaaattaaaatgtaaagacTCAATACCGGTCATAGGAATAACCTTTTAAGCTTTATGTCATGCACCGACTATGCTAATATGATACACAACCCAAGGCCATGAACCATCACCGGGCGCAAGCTATTTTCTTGTCATCTCACCTGAATCAGGGCGAGTACTTTATCTTGAACAATTGTGGGTGGGTTGTTTTTAGGGGAGATGATTTTAACTAGCACACCATCGACAAAGTCCCTGCTAGTGACCAAACCGTGAAAACGATGGCCGCAGTTCTTCACACCCGTCTCCAAGACCTGATGGATGCAGAGAAGAAAGTTCTGTGTGATTCAAATTCTGTTATAGGTATGTTAAGAGTTTGGAAACTCAAACATAGACATTTACATGATATTTTGGATTGCAAATTTTACATACTGGAATTTTACATTATGCGAGAGAAGAGTCACAGTAACACTATTTCCCTAGTGACTTATTCCTCCGATTATGACATGAGGATAACTAGACGACATGAATAATGTTCATAATACTGTGACTGTGAATAAATACTGTGTAAATAATGTGTAGCTGCCCTCCTCTTGCCCGTTTTTAACTCACCGTTAAAGTCAACATCACCTCCCTATAGTTCCTGTTGCCATTCAGCCTCTTCTTCACTGCTCTAATGGCATCCTttggcctacacacacacagatacacacacaagcttttAAATTGATTGGTAAATCATTCCAAGCAGAACAAGCACAATTACCAATAACTTAATGGCGGAGGGCTTTAAGGGACATTTTATGAATGCAACTGACAGGATGATGGACACAACTGAAGCTTAATACCAGGAACAGGCACATGTAAATGATTCTTTGACTTTTCACAATCATTGAATTGACAAATTGTCTGTTTAACTCTAAAGGTAGCCTCACAGCAGTTTGCATATAACAGCCACTTACATTCcccagagagaagaaaaaaaagtcaaatctcTTTTTAAAGGCTGCTGACGTACAGTATACTGCACTAGGCTTGGCCTCACCAAAGGCAGTTTACAACCCAATAATCAAACAAGACCTGGACGAGCTAAAAACACACAGTCCAAGGTAAATGAGGAATGAGATAAGCAATAAGGCCTGGCATAAATCCACCTCGGACAGGCAGAGCTAGGCTTCTTCTCTTAGTTTGGCACAGATAAACAGTGAAAAGGGCTAACTTTAGTATATCTTGCTGCAGCAATGCAGTATGTAAACAGCACAGGAACTAGTAAGACAGAATTAAGCTAGTGCATATGTGAGAGTTAATCAATAACGGACATGGAAATTCATTAGTACTCACCCATCCTCTGTTTCATTGATGAGGTCACATATTTCCATGTTAAGGGTCCAGTCTTCATTTTGCAGAGAGCCATCAGTGGCTCTCTCTGGAAGGACACAAGTCGTTAGTTTAGAAACTGACCTATAAAGACGTCTCAGTAAAACAATTATAAGACGGTAACTAATGGCCagctaactgttagctaacTTAGCCATTAGTCATCGTTTAAGATACAAGTAATTGTATTCGTTAATGTTTTAGCACTGACCTAATAATTGACAACGACACAAAACAGACATTAAGTTTGTTAACGCTATTGCTAGCACAATGATAACAGATGTTACCGTAACTACTGGTTAGCTAGGCGGCTAACGGTCCAGCTGTAGAGAACTCATTCAGggacgttagcatgctaaaggCAGCGAGCCCGTAAATGACTATCGCACAACATAGATACATCCCCAGGATGTACATCTATTATAACGCAGTGTCACTTTCTAAACATCTGGTTACATACCAATGCAATGCCCCACAGGTGTACTGTAAGGATTTCCCAAAAGGAACTCCATCTTGCTCGACAAACAACTCAATCCATGGGATGATGGTGATTATACATGAGAAAACGTTCATAAAATTCCGCCCACAGAGCAACGTAATTGGCCAAGAAATCCTGACCTTTAGCATGATTGGACAGCTAGAATATCCATCACAAGAGTCGGGCGATTGTAAATAAAAGGCAGCAAAGGTTGCATCAATAACGTATAAATGGCTATTTTATGACTACAGCACTCTTCTGATAAGAGATGATGCATTCCAGAAATAGCATATCATATCAGGCGTATCCACATATGGCAATTAAACATGACAGACAtctgtaaaaatgttttaacttgtttggattttaatttAACAATTAACTGACATTTTGCTTACAGTAGGTGGAAAGGGCAGAGACACACGAgtcattatttaaatttaatttgaaaattaaaagcaacaaaacctTGAGCTTTGTACATGAAAAATACTACTGGAGGAGGATGCAGTCTACGTTACCGCTGAAGTTATACTTTTTGAAGAAACAGAACAGAGTGCAGTGGAGGGGATACTGATGAATAGCATTCAACCTTTCACATCATTACCACACTAAATATGCAAAAGTACATATAACATGGATAATGACAACCTTAATTCCAAAAACTTTTTGTAAATGCAGTATGTTTCAACAATTGCAATACTACACACAGCACAATTAGTATTGATAGTGTGCCATTTGGATAGCATAGGCCCTTTGCTCTATTCAAATGTGGCACACAGAAAAAGCAGGGCAAGGAATTAACATTCCACTACCAAACGGACAACGACATTAGTCACTATTCTCTTGAAACCATGCACAGTGTCCAAAATATCACGGATGACTGAGAACCGGCTGGAAACTCGGTGAGGGGTGGCACACTTGGCAGCTGCCACATATAAACACTGCAAAAAAGACAgccaatgttgttgtttttttactggaGTGAGATGACTCGACAACGGATCGCAGACAAAGCAGCTGTCACTGCTAAATAGAACAAACAGGATGTGTTGTGTTTGTCTGCGTGGATGTGGAAGCATGGACAAACCGTGGTGCTTTCAGTTTGAGGGCACATTTGATGTGTGCTTACTAAGAGTTTTATGTTTGAGCTTATCCTTGTCGGTCCTGCAGAAGTTTGCGCTTGACAGTTGAACCCTCAGACGAGAGGTGAACAAAAAGAGCTCCAGCAGCGGTTCGTGCCCTCAGCTCATACATGTCGTAGTCATGGGCCCACTCCACGTTTCCCCAGTGCTGAATCTGTGCAGGAGAAAAAACATGTTAGAGAATAAGAACAGCATACTGCCTGCAGGAAGAGCAGCATGTTAAACTTGTTGTTTCTTAATTGTTATACTGAAGGCACTACATGCAGCAGTGCAAGATAGAAAAAGCATTACTGTATCAGCAAAGTAATTTGAAGAACTGCTGTAAATAAGTTTAAACAAGACTCAGGAGAACAAAGTCAGCTTCTACACTGCATTGTGTGCtagtctcccattgccagacctctggctagtccacacaacattcctagataggagaaaaacgtactgtggtttattgacatttccttaaaccaatcacaagagtgtgtgatgagaactttactcaaaataaataaataaataaataaataaatatatatataaatatatatatatatatatatatatataataaaatttgACACAAGTTTTAGCTCGGAGGATGTTTCCCAAATCAACCGGAGTTAgaataccaacacaaagaaagtggaaggtgagggacatacaGCCGAAAACGAGGGACATCCGCCGGAACCTCTGGccgcaccggaacaatcccgtaaatgaaacgtccTCGTTATAGACTAATTGTGTGCTAACCGCTCAGgtttagaggtcgaccgattaatcggcagatttttggcattttttacaCAATCGGCATCGGCTGATATCCGAGtatatcaagccgattaataggaaggcgcatctgcgggcagcctAGTGTTGTTGTGCAGAATTGAAGATCCACTAAGATTTTTTGTGTTCGAGTGTTATACATTTTCTTCagaactaaaactaaaaatgcTGCTGGTTGCTACTGCGTGCAGCATGTTAaaattgttaatttattttattcatgaaagtttgcagatttaTGTTCTCAGAAGTTTGATAAATGCTGTTAAGTGccctaaactttattttttcattgaaaagtttatttgacagtttattttttatttaagtatatAAGTGCAGATTGGTGTTCAATAgtgtgttcaataaatgtttttgttgaaatgttGTGTATCTTAAGTAATTATTAgggttacattttatatttcaaatagaggtttaaaaacaagcacatatcgGCCAAAAGAAAATCGGCAGCATTTATCGGCTGACCCTGATTTCTAAAGATTGGCATCGGCCAGAGaaaaacccatatcggtcgacctccACTCAAGTTTTATGGGGAATATGATAAAAACAGAAGAGGGCACTGTTTTTCCAGAAAAAAATTAAGCCATCCTTTTGAGTTTCTTGCAATTTCAAATGGGTGGCAGAATAAccggaaaaaaaaatattacaaattCTGATCTTCAATAAAGCCAATAAAAACTTTGACTGAAGAAGCAAATATTCTCTTT includes:
- the tom1l2b gene encoding TOM1-like protein 2 isoform X1 codes for the protein MEFLLGNPYSTPVGHCIERATDGSLQNEDWTLNMEICDLINETEDGPKDAIRAVKKRLNGNRNYREVMLTLTVLETGVKNCGHRFHGLVTSRDFVDGVLVKIISPKNNPPTIVQDKVLALIQAWADAFRSSPDLTGVVQVYEELKRKGIEFPTSDLETLSPINTPQRLASAPEGDSALHKLSTIPQPAPHVVPPAYIAPQVPNTLASGSINPTPEQISRLRSELDVVRGNTKVMSEMLTEMVPGQEDASDFELLQELNRTCRAMQQRIMELISCVSNEAVTEELLHVNDDLNNIFLRYERYERFRSGRSSAQSVNNGVLSEATEDNLIDLGPGSPAVVSNMPNAPPTSLPPTITAPAGRPSSPATLASRLAGLDMGADSVSSTLSSLSSCKPPSGQDDFDVFAQTRTGALPEISKITTAADRNLPPTLDVQQPTAGAGVGGQSSVMDDIEEWLCTDVIGDEGEEGVTSEEFDKFLEERAKAAEMVPSLPSPPSGEPGATQGTHSRKKPARPEDALFAV
- the tom1l2b gene encoding TOM1-like protein 2 isoform X2; translated protein: MEFLLGNPYSTPVGHCIERATDGSLQNEDWTLNMEICDLINETEDGPKDAIRAVKKRLNGNRNYREVMLTLTVLETGVKNCGHRFHGLVTSRDFVDGVLVKIISPKNNPPTIVQDKVLALIQAWADAFRSSPDLTGVVQVYEELKRKGIEFPTSDLETLSPINTPQRLASAPEGDSALHKLSTIPQPAPHVVPPAYIAPQVPNTLASGSINPTPEQISRLRSELDVVRGNTKVMSEMLTEMVPGQEDASDFELLQELNRTCRAMQQRIMELISCVSNEAVTEELLHVNDDLNNIFLRYERYERFRSGRSSAQSVNNGVLSEATEDNLIDLGPGSPAVVSNMPNAPPTSLPPTITAPAGRPSSPATLASRLAGLDMGADSVSSTLSSLSSCKPPSGQDDFDVFAQTRTGALPEISKITTAADRNLPPTLDVQQPTAGAIGDEGEEGVTSEEFDKFLEERAKAAEMVPSLPSPPSGEPGATQGTHSRKKPARPEDALFAV